A single Anopheles arabiensis isolate DONGOLA chromosome 2, AaraD3, whole genome shotgun sequence DNA region contains:
- the LOC120896242 gene encoding uncharacterized protein LOC120896242 encodes MLHSPPVRDVSTPDGVTPSADPAASGSKSPHVPTPPVPNTPRVAGPSACDAMFMPPESQIDTLNAMQLKPPEMDTTDIQTFFFALENWFDAWNITSNQHIRRFNILRTRIPLRVLPELRPLLENIRQYATDRYEVAKRAIIEHFEESQRSRLHRLLAEMNLGDRKPSQLLAEMRRAANGAMTDSMLVDLWIGRLPPYVQSAVIATNTDTNDRAKVADSVMDSFALYHRTGPYQTIHEVRNEDFERLSRHVTELGQRLDAVLSKLNERERARPRSRTRQRQPNQDAVTPSGHCYYHTQYGQAARNCRPPCSFNSRRQGSNSASASD; translated from the coding sequence ATGTTGCACAGTCCGCCGGTCCGCGACGTATCGACTCCCGATGGCGTAACCCCGAGTGCCGATCCAGCCGCGAGTGGATCCAAATCGCCTCACGTACCAACACCGCCCGTTCCGAATACCCCGCGCGTAGCAGGGCCGTCCGCCTGCGACGCCATGTTTATGCCGCCCGAATCGCAGATTGACACTTTGAATGCCATGCAGCTGAAACCACCGGAGATGGACACCACTGACATTCAAACCTTTTTCTTCGCATTGGAAAACTGGTTCGATGCGTGGAATATCACCTCGAACCAACATATTCGCCGTTTTAACATTCTTAGAACGCGTATACCGCTTCGTGTCCTTCCTGAGCTTCGCCCCCTGTTGGAGAACATTCGACAGTACGCTACGGACCGTTACGAGGTAGCAAAGCGTGCAATAATTGAGCACTTTGAAGAGTCGCAACGAAGCCGCTTGCATCGTCTGCTTGCCGAAATGAACCTCGGGGACCGAAAACCATCGCAGCTATTAGCGGAGATGCGCCGCGCCGCAAATGGAGCAATGACGGACTCTATGCTGGTAGATTTGTGGATCGGCCGTCTCCCGCCATACGTCCAGTCCGCCGTTATTGCCACTAACACGGATACCAACGATCGAGCTAAAGTAGCAGACTCTGTTATGGATTCGTTCGCGTTATACCACCGAACGGGCCCGTACCAAACCATCCACGAAGTACGCAACGAGGACTTCGAACGTCTTTCTCGGCACGTAACGGAATTAGGTCAGCGCTTGGACGCCGTACTGAGCAAGCTCAACGAAAGAGAACGCGCGCGACCACGCTCACGTACCCGGCAACGTCAACCGAACCAGGATGCGGTAACACCCAGCGGACACTGCTATTACCACACGCAATACGGGCAAGCGGCGCGGAACTGTCGTCCCCCCTGCTCCTTCAACAGTCGGCGGCAGGGTAGTAACTCGGCCAGTGCTTCCGATTGA